One Dictyoglomus turgidum DSM 6724 DNA window includes the following coding sequences:
- the trpD gene encoding anthranilate phosphoribosyltransferase, whose translation MVKEFLKKISEGKHLNFEEAREIVLSIDREEITEAQLGAILLGLRLKGENPEEIAGFVDVLHEKAKKVPNKTPAIDVCGTGGDKSNTFNISTAVAFTLASLGIKVAKHGNRAMSSKAGSIDVIEALGFKCSDNPEEIAKDIDDKGIGIIFAPYFHPVVGKAVKVRRELGIGTIFNMAGPMLNPANLSGQILGVYSEKVMHRMAEASLILKKDNILFYHGKDDGIDEISLSGKTVFAYLKNSKIDYFEFSPEDIGVKRYQREDFNGGDAQENAKILENIFKGRAKEAHIDIVAVNSAFALWVLGKVKEVKEGFDMVKDHIMKGKVYEYIETLRGKTA comes from the coding sequence ATGGTTAAAGAATTTTTGAAAAAGATATCTGAAGGAAAGCATTTAAATTTTGAAGAGGCAAGAGAAATAGTACTTAGTATTGATAGGGAAGAGATTACAGAGGCACAGCTTGGAGCTATTCTTCTCGGTTTAAGGTTAAAAGGAGAAAATCCAGAGGAGATAGCTGGTTTTGTGGATGTACTCCATGAAAAGGCAAAAAAAGTACCTAATAAGACTCCAGCTATAGATGTCTGTGGTACAGGAGGAGATAAATCAAATACTTTTAACATCTCCACTGCTGTAGCTTTTACTCTTGCAAGCTTAGGAATTAAAGTAGCAAAGCACGGTAATAGAGCTATGTCAAGTAAAGCGGGTAGCATTGATGTGATTGAGGCTTTGGGCTTCAAATGTAGCGATAATCCTGAAGAAATTGCAAAGGACATAGATGATAAAGGAATAGGCATAATCTTTGCACCCTATTTTCATCCTGTGGTAGGTAAAGCGGTAAAGGTGAGAAGAGAACTTGGTATTGGAACCATATTTAACATGGCAGGTCCTATGTTAAATCCTGCTAATTTATCTGGACAAATTCTTGGGGTTTACTCAGAAAAAGTTATGCATAGAATGGCAGAAGCGTCTTTAATCTTGAAAAAAGATAATATTTTATTCTATCACGGTAAAGATGATGGAATTGATGAGATCTCTTTGTCTGGAAAAACTGTTTTTGCCTATTTAAAAAATAGTAAAATAGATTATTTTGAATTTTCTCCTGAGGATATTGGAGTAAAGAGATATCAAAGAGAAGATTTTAATGGTGGAGATGCTCAGGAAAATGCCAAGATATTAGAGAACATTTTTAAGGGTAGAGCAAAAGAGGCTCATATTGACATTGTGGCAGTAAATAGCGCTTTTGCCCTTTGGGTTTTAGGAAAAGTAAAAGAGGTAAAAGAGGGCTTTGATATGGTAAAGGATCATATCATGAAAGGAAAAGTATATGAATATATTGAAACCTTGAGGGGGAAGACCGCATGA
- a CDS encoding indole-3-glycerol phosphate synthase TrpC encodes MNILDKLVEEKKKVIFNKIYKIPNSFPEKEKDYFYKVLSKDRFNIIGEIKPASPVKGKLLSLTVSEMARIYDGAKEISAISVLTAESFSASMNNLSLVRKITQKPLLQKDFILIPEQIYEGRLLGADAILLIARILSQSDIKALYNLCLRLDMEPIIEVYNEEDLEKVIDLKPRIIMINNRDLTSFKVDINNTLRLLPHIPADTFVISASGIKDGEEVKILYEHGVKGILVGESIVISQDPQKKIEELFEGCGLKSVE; translated from the coding sequence ATGAATATTTTGGATAAACTTGTAGAGGAGAAGAAAAAAGTAATTTTCAATAAAATATATAAAATACCTAATAGCTTTCCTGAAAAGGAAAAGGACTATTTTTATAAAGTTTTAAGCAAGGATAGATTCAATATAATAGGAGAAATAAAACCTGCTTCTCCTGTGAAGGGAAAACTTCTTTCTCTAACCGTTTCTGAGATGGCAAGGATATACGATGGCGCTAAGGAAATATCTGCTATATCGGTCCTTACTGCTGAGTCTTTTTCTGCAAGTATGAATAATCTATCTTTGGTAAGGAAGATTACTCAGAAACCTTTGTTACAAAAGGATTTTATTCTTATACCTGAGCAAATTTACGAAGGAAGACTCCTTGGTGCTGATGCAATCTTACTCATAGCAAGGATACTTTCTCAGAGTGATATTAAGGCTTTGTACAATCTTTGCTTGAGGCTTGATATGGAACCCATAATAGAGGTTTACAATGAAGAAGATTTAGAAAAAGTAATTGATTTAAAACCAAGAATTATTATGATAAACAATCGAGATCTTACAAGTTTTAAAGTAGATATTAATAACACCTTAAGGTTATTGCCTCATATACCAGCAGATACTTTTGTGATAAGCGCCAGTGGTATAAAAGATGGAGAAGAAGTAAAGATTCTTTATGAGCATGGAGTAAAAGGTATTCTTGTTGGAGAAAGCATTGTGATCTCACAAGATCCTCAAAAGAAAATAGAGGAACTTTTTGAGGGATGTGGATTAAAATCTGTGGAATAA
- a CDS encoding phosphoribosylanthranilate isomerase: MWIKICGITDIISALHCEMEKVNAIGLVFVPWSPRFISMEQLKKMSPHLKRINIMKIGVFAGNSEEEIKEVLEILPLDGIQFHGNEDLSFLEKFKEYFLIRALNIDEEVDLEENIEKFSKLAYILLDKSKKSDMSFEEFIRKVKNYVDKKVIIAGGINESNVDMALELDPFGLDLSSGVEIEKGKKDLIKISNFMRKVRDYEKNRL; this comes from the coding sequence ATGTGGATTAAAATCTGTGGAATAACAGATATAATAAGTGCTTTGCATTGCGAAATGGAGAAGGTGAATGCCATAGGTTTAGTTTTTGTTCCATGGTCTCCCAGATTTATATCCATGGAACAGCTTAAAAAAATGTCCCCCCATCTTAAGAGAATTAATATAATGAAAATAGGGGTATTTGCAGGAAATTCTGAAGAAGAAATAAAAGAGGTTTTGGAAATTCTTCCTCTTGATGGGATTCAATTTCATGGGAATGAGGATCTTTCTTTTTTAGAAAAGTTTAAAGAATATTTCTTGATTAGGGCTCTAAATATAGATGAAGAAGTTGACTTAGAAGAGAATATAGAAAAATTTTCCAAATTGGCTTATATTTTGCTAGATAAAAGCAAGAAATCAGATATGAGTTTTGAAGAATTTATAAGAAAGGTAAAAAATTACGTGGATAAGAAGGTGATTATAGCAGGAGGTATAAATGAGAGTAATGTAGATATGGCTTTAGAGCTTGATCCGTTTGGTTTGGATCTTTCCAGTGGTGTTGAAATAGAAAAAGGCAAAAAAGATCTTATTAAGATATCAAATTTTATGAGAAAGGTGAGAGATTATGAGAAAAATAGACTTTAA
- the trpB gene encoding tryptophan synthase subunit beta, translating to MRKIDFKNLPDERGYFGEFGGRFVPETLMEPLLQLEEAYNKYKDDEEFKKELGYYLKTYVGRPTPLYFAKNLSERLNAKIYLKREDLCHTGAHKINNAVGQALLAKYMGKRRLIAETGAGQHGVATATVAALFGFQCTVYMGEEDCERQKINVLRMKLLGAEVVPVKVGSRTLKEAINEALRDWVAHPEDSYYLLGSVVGPHPYPIIVRDFQKIIGEEAKNQILEIEGRLPDYLIASVGGGSNSIGLFYPFLEEDVKIIGVEGGGKGLGSGLHSASINFGKVGVLHGAKMYLIQDENGNVSPTHSISAGLDYPGVGPEHSFLAQIGRVKYDIATDDVALKGFLTLSELEGIIPALESAHAIGYVIEHRKDFPEEEPIIIINLSGRGDKDLGIIINYMGEKE from the coding sequence ATGAGAAAAATAGACTTTAAAAATCTTCCCGATGAGAGAGGATACTTTGGAGAATTTGGAGGAAGGTTTGTTCCTGAGACTTTAATGGAACCATTACTTCAGTTAGAAGAAGCTTATAATAAATACAAAGATGATGAAGAATTCAAAAAGGAATTAGGTTATTATCTTAAAACCTATGTGGGAAGACCAACTCCTCTCTATTTTGCAAAAAATCTCTCAGAAAGGCTAAATGCAAAGATATACCTAAAGAGAGAAGACTTATGCCATACAGGAGCTCACAAAATAAACAATGCTGTAGGACAAGCACTACTTGCTAAATACATGGGAAAAAGGAGACTAATCGCAGAGACGGGTGCAGGACAACATGGTGTTGCTACTGCTACTGTAGCTGCACTTTTTGGTTTTCAGTGCACAGTTTATATGGGAGAGGAAGATTGTGAAAGACAAAAGATTAATGTCCTAAGGATGAAACTCTTAGGTGCAGAAGTAGTTCCTGTAAAGGTTGGTTCAAGGACTTTAAAAGAAGCAATAAATGAGGCATTGAGGGATTGGGTAGCACATCCTGAAGATAGTTATTATCTTTTGGGATCAGTAGTTGGTCCTCATCCTTATCCCATTATTGTAAGGGATTTTCAAAAAATAATAGGCGAAGAAGCCAAGAATCAGATATTAGAGATAGAAGGAAGACTTCCTGATTATTTGATAGCCTCCGTAGGAGGAGGAAGCAATTCTATAGGACTTTTTTATCCTTTTCTTGAGGAAGATGTAAAGATAATAGGAGTTGAGGGAGGAGGAAAGGGGTTAGGATCTGGCTTACATTCTGCAAGCATAAATTTTGGAAAAGTAGGGGTTCTTCACGGGGCTAAGATGTATCTTATACAAGACGAAAATGGGAATGTTTCTCCTACTCATTCCATATCTGCTGGTTTGGATTATCCTGGGGTGGGTCCTGAACATAGTTTCCTTGCTCAGATTGGAAGAGTAAAATACGATATAGCTACTGATGATGTGGCATTGAAGGGTTTTTTGACTCTTTCGGAGTTGGAGGGAATTATTCCTGCTCTTGAGAGTGCTCATGCCATAGGATATGTAATAGAGCATAGAAAAGATTTTCCTGAAGAAGAACCTATTATAATAATCAACCTTTCGGGAAGAGGAGACAAGGATTTAGGAATAATAATAAATTACATGGGGGAGAAAGAATGA
- the trpA gene encoding tryptophan synthase subunit alpha, whose amino-acid sequence MSNLLEKFKNKSKSLFFIPFFVSGFPSFDFLEVFLLKNKDKIDILELGVPFSDPVADGPVLQEINYRAMVRGVNLNSTLDWLVRSGVSRNIDVILLLYFNLIQNKLEENLKRFKDTEIKGLVIPDLPMEEAETLIPLFNKYNLDLILFISPTTRDERMKKILKMAPSFLYCISVKGVTGERDKLPEEGVSFISRIKKETDKPLVWGFGLSNSSQIAALKGLVDGVIVGSAIGKRLLNNEDIQEYFDELYRATL is encoded by the coding sequence ATGAGCAATTTATTAGAAAAATTCAAAAATAAAAGTAAATCTCTATTTTTTATTCCCTTTTTTGTTTCAGGATTTCCCAGTTTTGATTTTTTGGAGGTTTTTTTATTGAAGAACAAGGATAAGATTGATATACTTGAGCTTGGGGTTCCTTTTTCGGATCCAGTGGCTGATGGTCCCGTTTTACAGGAGATAAATTACAGGGCGATGGTAAGGGGAGTAAATTTAAATAGTACTCTTGATTGGCTTGTGAGGTCGGGAGTTTCGAGAAATATTGATGTTATTCTTCTACTTTATTTTAATTTAATTCAGAATAAGCTTGAAGAGAATCTGAAAAGATTCAAGGATACGGAGATTAAAGGATTAGTTATACCTGATCTTCCTATGGAAGAGGCAGAAACTTTAATTCCTCTATTTAATAAATATAACCTTGATCTTATTCTTTTTATTTCTCCTACCACAAGGGATGAAAGGATGAAAAAGATTTTAAAAATGGCTCCAAGTTTTCTTTATTGTATCTCTGTCAAAGGAGTGACAGGAGAAAGAGACAAACTTCCTGAAGAGGGAGTGTCTTTTATAAGTAGGATTAAAAAAGAAACTGATAAACCTCTTGTTTGGGGTTTTGGTTTAAGTAATAGTTCTCAAATAGCTGCTTTAAAAGGCTTAGTTGATGGAGTAATTGTGGGAAGTGCTATAGGGAAGAGACTTTTAAATAATGAGGATATTCAGGAATATTTTGATGAGCTTTATAGAGCTACATTATGA
- a CDS encoding zinc-dependent alcohol dehydrogenase, which yields MKAVWFEESIPRYLISKALGKVHHSFYYNIFSCIRYGEYPEPKLPSGKWVKIKTLMGGICGSDIGLIRLHDSPSTSPFASFPFVIGHENLGIIVEKGDEVEGFEVGDRVIADPTLSCNAREIYPPCEKCQNFEFSQCMNFNEGIVSPGLMIGSCRDTGGSWGEYYVANQFQLFKVPDKVSNENAILVDAFCSALHPVMRNFPKDSDTVIVVGSGSIGINVVSALRALGSKTRIIVLARYKFQGEFAKHYGADEVVYTKGLNKWELYKKVAELTSAKLLKPLLGKPVMVGGADVVFECVGSDDSIDDALRFTKQGGTTVLVGLAGVTKRVDWTFVWFKELRVAGTNSSSGEIFRGERKRGYGIALQLMEEGLDLSPLLTHTFKLEEYKKAIEMNFFRGKYGLIKSAFVF from the coding sequence ATGAAGGCAGTGTGGTTTGAGGAAAGTATACCGAGATATTTAATAAGTAAAGCTTTAGGAAAAGTGCATCATTCTTTTTATTACAATATTTTTTCCTGTATAAGATATGGAGAATATCCTGAGCCAAAACTTCCCAGCGGTAAATGGGTAAAGATAAAAACTTTGATGGGAGGAATTTGTGGCAGTGACATAGGTCTTATTAGATTACATGATAGTCCTTCTACCTCTCCTTTTGCTTCTTTTCCTTTTGTTATAGGACATGAAAATTTAGGAATTATAGTAGAAAAAGGAGATGAAGTTGAGGGATTTGAGGTAGGAGATAGGGTTATAGCAGATCCTACTTTGTCTTGTAATGCCAGAGAAATATATCCTCCATGTGAGAAATGTCAAAATTTTGAATTTTCCCAATGTATGAATTTTAATGAAGGTATAGTTTCTCCTGGTCTTATGATTGGATCTTGTAGGGATACAGGCGGAAGTTGGGGAGAATACTATGTAGCTAATCAATTTCAGCTCTTTAAGGTGCCTGATAAAGTTTCTAATGAGAATGCTATTCTTGTGGATGCTTTTTGTTCAGCTTTACATCCTGTAATGAGAAACTTCCCAAAGGATAGCGATACAGTGATTGTGGTTGGATCTGGAAGTATAGGCATAAATGTAGTTAGTGCTTTAAGGGCGTTGGGGAGTAAGACAAGAATTATTGTTCTTGCAAGATATAAGTTTCAAGGAGAGTTTGCAAAACATTATGGGGCAGATGAAGTGGTATATACAAAAGGTTTGAATAAATGGGAACTTTATAAAAAAGTGGCTGAATTAACCTCTGCTAAGCTTTTAAAACCTCTTCTTGGAAAGCCTGTAATGGTGGGTGGAGCAGATGTAGTCTTTGAGTGTGTGGGAAGCGATGACTCTATAGATGATGCTTTGAGGTTTACAAAGCAGGGAGGAACAACTGTTCTTGTGGGGCTTGCAGGGGTTACCAAGAGGGTAGATTGGACTTTTGTTTGGTTTAAAGAATTAAGAGTAGCAGGTACCAATAGTAGTAGTGGAGAAATTTTTAGGGGTGAGAGGAAAAGAGGATATGGCATAGCTTTACAGTTAATGGAAGAAGGTCTTGATCTTTCCCCGCTCTTGACCCATACTTTCAAGCTTGAGGAATATAAAAAGGCAATAGAGATGAACTTTTTCCGAGGAAAATATGGTTTGATAAAATCGGCTTTTGTGTTTTAA
- a CDS encoding cyclodeaminase/cyclohydrolase family protein, with protein MESYSKIKLINRAITEFIELLASQEPAPGGGAASSLVGAIGVALSSMVANLTVGKEKFKDKEELMNEIIEENKKIQKELLELIEKDAEAFSKVAKALKMPKGTEEEKNKRKEALETALKEAALVPLEIIRKSINALRLLEKSLGNSNPNAVSDIGVGAVCLKAALQGAWLNVKINLASIRDKDFVKNIQKEAESLLKDGILLSDKIYEEVESILQIT; from the coding sequence TTGGAATCATATAGTAAAATAAAACTCATTAATCGAGCCATAACAGAATTTATTGAACTCTTAGCCTCTCAAGAACCCGCCCCAGGAGGGGGAGCTGCATCTTCTTTGGTAGGCGCTATTGGGGTTGCTCTTTCTTCAATGGTGGCAAATCTCACCGTGGGGAAGGAAAAGTTTAAAGATAAAGAGGAATTAATGAATGAAATAATAGAAGAAAACAAGAAAATTCAAAAAGAACTTTTAGAATTAATAGAAAAAGATGCCGAAGCCTTTTCCAAGGTAGCAAAAGCTCTAAAAATGCCTAAAGGTACAGAAGAAGAAAAAAATAAAAGAAAAGAAGCATTAGAAACTGCACTAAAAGAAGCAGCCCTTGTTCCCCTTGAGATCATAAGAAAAAGTATAAATGCACTAAGACTCCTTGAAAAATCCCTTGGAAACTCTAATCCCAATGCAGTAAGTGATATAGGAGTTGGAGCAGTATGTCTTAAAGCTGCTCTTCAAGGAGCTTGGCTTAACGTAAAGATTAACTTAGCAAGTATAAGAGATAAAGATTTTGTGAAAAATATACAAAAAGAAGCAGAATCCCTTTTGAAAGACGGGATTCTGCTTTCTGACAAAATTTATGAGGAAGTAGAAAGTATATTACAAATAACTTAA
- a CDS encoding aminotransferase class I/II-fold pyridoxal phosphate-dependent enzyme, which produces MDLFDKIKKVEYLQEARIAIDQGIYPFFLPLEETEGTEVVINGRRLIMLGSNNYLGLTTHPKVKEAAIKAIKEYGTSCTGSRFMNGTLKLHKKLEEKLAEFLHKEAALVFSTGYQTNLGTISALIGKGDIAITDKEDHASIIDGCRLSQGEMKRFKHNDMEDLEKVLASCSDNAGKLVIVDGVFSMAGDIAPLPEIVKLCEKYGARLMVDDAHSIGVLGDHGRGTANHFGLEDKVDIIMGTFSKSFASLGGFIAGDEDVIFYIQHTARSFIFSASMSPANTAAALAALEVMQEEPERIDHLWKIANRMREGLKSLGFDIGNSCTPIIPIYIRDRWKTIYMWKELFDLGVYCNPVLPPGVPPNQSLLRTSYMATHTEEQIDRALEIFEKAGKKVGII; this is translated from the coding sequence ATGGATTTATTTGATAAGATAAAGAAAGTAGAATATTTACAAGAAGCAAGGATAGCCATTGACCAAGGGATTTATCCCTTTTTCTTACCGCTTGAAGAGACTGAAGGAACAGAAGTGGTTATAAATGGTAGAAGATTGATAATGCTTGGTTCTAACAACTACCTTGGCTTAACCACCCACCCCAAAGTGAAAGAGGCAGCAATAAAGGCAATAAAAGAATATGGTACTAGTTGTACCGGTTCCCGATTTATGAACGGTACATTAAAGCTTCATAAAAAATTAGAAGAAAAACTTGCGGAGTTTTTACACAAAGAAGCAGCTCTTGTTTTTTCAACAGGGTATCAGACAAATCTTGGCACTATTTCTGCCTTAATTGGCAAAGGGGATATCGCTATAACTGATAAAGAAGATCATGCATCCATAATTGATGGATGCCGACTTTCTCAGGGAGAGATGAAAAGATTTAAACATAATGACATGGAAGATTTGGAAAAAGTTCTTGCTTCCTGCTCTGATAATGCAGGAAAATTAGTCATTGTAGATGGGGTATTTTCTATGGCTGGAGATATAGCACCCCTTCCTGAAATTGTAAAGTTATGTGAAAAATATGGGGCAAGACTAATGGTAGATGATGCTCATTCCATTGGAGTGCTGGGAGATCACGGAAGAGGAACTGCAAATCACTTTGGACTTGAGGACAAAGTAGACATAATTATGGGAACTTTTAGTAAATCTTTTGCAAGCCTTGGTGGATTCATAGCGGGAGATGAAGATGTAATATTCTACATACAACATACTGCAAGATCCTTTATATTTTCTGCAAGTATGTCACCAGCAAATACTGCAGCAGCCCTCGCAGCTTTAGAAGTCATGCAAGAAGAACCTGAAAGAATTGACCATCTCTGGAAGATAGCAAATAGGATGAGAGAGGGCTTAAAATCCCTTGGTTTTGATATTGGAAACAGTTGTACTCCAATTATTCCTATATACATTAGGGACCGTTGGAAGACAATCTACATGTGGAAGGAACTTTTTGATCTTGGAGTCTATTGCAATCCTGTACTTCCTCCTGGTGTTCCTCCTAATCAATCCCTACTTAGAACCAGCTATATGGCGACTCACACTGAAGAACAAATAGACAGAGCCTTAGAAATTTTTGAAAAGGCAGGGAAGAAAGTTGGAATCATATAG